The following are from one region of the Capsicum annuum cultivar UCD-10X-F1 chromosome 1, UCD10Xv1.1, whole genome shotgun sequence genome:
- the LOC124888418 gene encoding putative cytochrome c biogenesis ccmB-like mitochondrial protein, which translates to MRRFFLELYHKQIFPSTPITSFSLFLSYIVVTSLMLGFERLFMSFPFRSIQIPPLFSFSSISFPRNEKEDGILELYYLIAYFLPKILLLQLVGHRVIQISCVLRGFPMLQLPYQFYRSGMDRLNIPLGSLVLTLLCGIHSRSALGITTSSGWNKSQNPTTSPTPLPSTVTRTSIETEWFYALSSIGYFSPFVSLFPISVSISSQD; encoded by the coding sequence ATGAGACGATTCTTTCTTGAACTATATCATAAGCAGATCTTCCCCTCCACGCCAATCACGagtttttctctatttctctcgTATATCGTCGTAACGTCCTTAATGCTAGGTTTTGAAAGACTTTTCATGTCATTCCCATTTAGGTCGATTCAGATCCCTCcgttgttttctttttcttccatatCTTTTCCTCGAAATGAGAAAGAAGATGGTATACTTGAGTTGTATTATTTAATTGCTTATTTCTTACCAAAAATCCTTCTTCTACAGTTGGTAGGTCACCGGGTAATTCAAATAAGTTGTGTTCTCCGTGGTTTTCCCATGTTACAACTTCCGTACCAATTCTATCGGTCTGGAATGGATCGGTTAAATATTCCATTAGGTAGTCTGGTCTTGACTCTTCTCTGTGGTATTCATTCTCGTTCAGCTCTTGGAATAACAACCAGCAGTGGTTGGAACAAATCGCAAAATCCAACCACTTCACCTACTCCATTGCCCTCAACCGTTACTCGTACCTCTATTGAAACAGAATGGTTTTATGCTCTTTCATCGATTGGTTATTTCTCTCCGTTCGTATCTCTTTTTCCAATTTCAGTATCGATTAGTTCACAAGATTGA